A stretch of the Enterobacter mori genome encodes the following:
- the ssuC gene encoding aliphatic sulfonate ABC transporter permease SsuC, with product MSATSQKWLLRAAPWFLPVGIVALWQLASSTGWLSSRILPSPEGVVEAFWSLSVSGELWQHLAISSWRAVIGFSIGGSIGLVLGLISGLSRWGERLLDTSIQMLRNVPHLALIPLVILWFGIDESAKIFLVALGTLFPIYINTWHGIRNIDRGLVEMARSYGLSGFSLFIHVILPGALPSIMVGVRFALGLMWLTLIVAETISANSGIGYLAMNAREFLQTDVVVVAIILYALLGKLADVSAQWLERSWLRWNPAYTLQEAKA from the coding sequence ATGTCTGCCACCTCACAAAAATGGCTGCTGCGCGCCGCGCCGTGGTTTTTACCCGTCGGCATTGTGGCCCTCTGGCAGCTCGCGTCGTCCACCGGCTGGCTGTCGAGCCGCATTCTGCCCTCTCCGGAGGGCGTCGTAGAAGCGTTCTGGTCGCTGAGCGTGAGCGGAGAGCTTTGGCAACATCTGGCGATCAGTTCCTGGCGCGCCGTGATTGGGTTTTCCATCGGCGGCAGCATCGGTCTGGTTCTGGGTCTGATCAGCGGCCTTTCGCGCTGGGGTGAGCGGCTGCTGGATACGTCTATACAGATGCTGCGCAACGTGCCGCATCTGGCGCTGATCCCGCTGGTTATCCTGTGGTTTGGGATTGATGAGAGCGCCAAGATCTTCCTCGTGGCGCTGGGCACGCTGTTCCCGATTTACATCAACACCTGGCACGGCATCCGCAATATCGATCGCGGTCTGGTCGAGATGGCGCGAAGTTATGGCTTGTCCGGTTTTTCTCTCTTTATACACGTGATCCTGCCGGGCGCCCTGCCCTCGATTATGGTTGGGGTGCGTTTTGCGCTCGGTCTGATGTGGCTGACGCTGATTGTGGCGGAAACCATTTCAGCTAACTCCGGTATCGGCTACCTGGCGATGAACGCCCGTGAATTCCTGCAAACCGACGTGGTGGTGGTGGCCATCATCCTTTACGCCCTGCTCGGCAAACTCGCCGACGTCAGCGCCCAGTGGCTGGAGCGCAGCTGGCTACGCTGGAACCCGGCCTATACCCTTCAGGAGGCAAAAGCATGA
- the ompF gene encoding porin OmpF: protein MMKRNILAVVIPALLVAGAANAAEIYNKDGNKLDLYGKAVGLHYFSDNDGNNGDMTYARLGFKGETQINDQLAGYGQWEYNFQGNNSEGADAQSGNKTRLAFAGLKFGDAGSFDYGRNYGLVYDAIGITDMLPEFGGDTGASDNFFSGRTGGLATYRNSGFFGLVDGLNFGVQYLGKNERTDAVRSNGDGWATSLSYEFDGFGIVGAYGAADRTNNQQTLQWGEGDKAEQWATGLKYDANNIYLAALYGEMRNAARLGSNGFANKSQDFSVVAQYQFDFGLRPSIAYYKSKAKDVEGIGDEDYINYIDIGATYYFNKNMSTYVDYQINQLKNDNKLGINSDDTVAVGLVYQF from the coding sequence ATGATGAAGCGCAATATCCTGGCAGTGGTTATCCCTGCCCTGCTGGTAGCCGGTGCAGCAAACGCTGCAGAAATCTATAACAAAGACGGCAACAAATTAGATCTTTACGGGAAAGCTGTTGGTCTGCATTACTTCTCTGATAATGACGGCAACAATGGCGACATGACTTATGCTCGTCTGGGCTTCAAAGGCGAAACCCAGATCAACGACCAGCTGGCTGGCTACGGTCAGTGGGAATACAACTTCCAGGGTAACAACTCTGAAGGCGCTGATGCACAGTCCGGTAACAAAACCCGTCTGGCATTCGCAGGTCTGAAATTCGGTGACGCAGGCTCCTTCGACTACGGTCGTAACTACGGTCTGGTCTATGATGCAATCGGTATCACCGATATGCTGCCAGAATTCGGTGGCGACACTGGCGCAAGCGACAACTTCTTCTCTGGTCGTACCGGTGGTCTGGCGACTTACCGTAACAGCGGCTTCTTCGGCCTGGTTGACGGTCTGAACTTTGGCGTTCAGTACCTGGGCAAAAATGAGCGCACTGACGCAGTACGTTCTAACGGTGACGGCTGGGCAACCTCTCTGAGCTATGAGTTCGACGGCTTCGGCATCGTCGGTGCTTACGGCGCGGCTGACCGTACCAACAACCAGCAGACCCTGCAGTGGGGCGAAGGCGATAAAGCTGAGCAGTGGGCAACCGGTCTGAAATACGATGCGAACAACATCTACCTGGCAGCGCTGTACGGCGAAATGCGTAACGCGGCTCGTCTGGGCAGCAACGGCTTCGCTAACAAATCTCAGGACTTCTCTGTTGTCGCTCAGTACCAGTTCGACTTCGGCCTGCGTCCATCCATCGCTTACTACAAATCTAAAGCGAAAGACGTAGAAGGTATCGGTGACGAAGACTACATCAACTACATCGACATCGGTGCGACTTACTACTTCAACAAAAACATGTCCACCTATGTTGACTACCAGATCAACCAGCTGAAAAACGACAACAAGCTGGGCATCAACAGCGATGATACCGTTGCTGTAGGTCTGGTTTACCAGTTCTAA
- the asnS gene encoding asparagine--tRNA ligase has product MSVVPVADVLQGRVAVDQEVTVRGWVRTRRDSKAGISFLAVYDGSCFDPVQAVINNSLPNYNDEVLHLTTGCSVIVTGVVVASPGQGQSFEIQASAIEVTGWVEDPDTYPMAAKRHSIEYLREVAHLRPRTNLIGAVARVRHTLAQALHRFFDEQGYFWVSTPLITASDTEGAGEMFRVSTLDMENLPRTPEGKVDYDKDFFGKEAFLTVSGQLNGETYACALSKIYTFGPTFRAENSNTSRHLAEFWMLEPEVAFADLNDVAGLAEAMLKYVFKAVLEERADDMKFFAERVDNDAIARLERFVSADFAQVDYTDAVAILEKCGEKFENPVYWGVDLSSEHERYLAEKHFKAPVVVKNYPKDIKAFYMRLNEDGKTVAAMDVLAPGIGEIIGGSQREERLDVLDSRMEEMGLNPADYSWYRDLRRYGTVPHSGFGLGFERLIAYVTGVQNVRDVIPFPRTPRNASF; this is encoded by the coding sequence ATGAGCGTTGTGCCTGTAGCCGACGTACTCCAGGGCCGTGTCGCCGTTGACCAAGAAGTCACCGTGCGCGGATGGGTGCGTACCCGCCGAGATTCTAAAGCTGGCATCTCCTTCCTCGCCGTCTATGACGGTTCCTGCTTTGATCCTGTACAGGCCGTCATTAATAATTCTCTGCCCAATTACAATGATGAGGTTCTGCACCTGACAACGGGCTGTTCCGTCATCGTCACTGGCGTGGTTGTCGCATCGCCGGGTCAGGGACAGAGCTTCGAAATTCAGGCTTCTGCGATTGAAGTCACCGGCTGGGTGGAAGATCCAGATACCTACCCGATGGCAGCAAAACGCCACAGCATTGAGTACCTTCGCGAAGTGGCACACCTGCGTCCACGCACCAACCTGATCGGTGCGGTGGCCCGCGTTCGTCACACGCTGGCGCAGGCGCTGCATCGTTTCTTCGATGAGCAGGGTTACTTCTGGGTATCCACGCCGCTGATCACCGCGTCCGACACTGAAGGTGCGGGTGAGATGTTCCGCGTTTCCACGCTGGATATGGAAAACCTGCCGCGTACGCCGGAAGGTAAAGTGGATTACGACAAAGACTTCTTTGGTAAAGAAGCCTTCCTGACGGTATCCGGCCAGCTTAACGGTGAAACCTATGCCTGTGCGCTGTCGAAGATCTACACTTTTGGCCCAACCTTCCGCGCAGAAAACTCCAACACCAGCCGCCACCTGGCGGAATTCTGGATGCTGGAGCCAGAAGTGGCCTTTGCCGATCTCAATGATGTGGCAGGCCTGGCGGAAGCCATGCTGAAATACGTGTTTAAAGCCGTTCTGGAAGAACGTGCAGACGACATGAAATTCTTCGCTGAGCGCGTGGATAACGACGCGATTGCCCGTCTGGAGCGCTTTGTTTCCGCTGACTTCGCGCAGGTGGATTACACCGATGCGGTTGCCATCCTCGAGAAGTGCGGCGAGAAGTTCGAGAACCCGGTTTACTGGGGCGTGGATCTTTCTTCTGAGCACGAGCGCTATCTGGCAGAGAAACACTTCAAAGCACCGGTTGTCGTGAAAAACTACCCGAAAGACATTAAGGCTTTCTATATGCGCCTTAACGAAGACGGTAAAACCGTTGCCGCAATGGATGTCCTGGCACCAGGCATCGGTGAGATCATCGGGGGTTCGCAACGTGAAGAGCGTCTGGACGTCCTGGATTCCCGTATGGAAGAGATGGGTCTCAACCCGGCTGACTACAGCTGGTATCGCGATCTGCGCCGTTACGGTACTGTTCCGCATTCAGGCTTCGGCCTGGGCTTTGAGCGTCTGATTGCTTACGTAACCGGTGTTCAGAACGTCCGTGATGTGATTCCGTTCCCACGTACGCCGCGTAACGCAAGCTTCTAA
- the pepN gene encoding aminopeptidase N — protein sequence MTQQPQAKYRHDYRAPEYLISDIDLTFDLDATKTVVTAVSQVTRHSATAVPLRLDGEDLTLVSLHINDEPWSDYKEEGNQLVIDNLPERFTLRIVNEISPAANTALEGLYQSGVALCTQCEAEGFRHITWYLDRPDVLARFTTKIIADKTLYPFLLSNGNRVGEGELENGRHWVQWQDPFPKPCYLFALVAGDFDVLRDTYKTRSGRDVALELFVDRGNLDRAPWAMTSLINSMKWDEERFGLEYDLDIYMIVAVDFFNMGAMENKGLNVFNSKYVLARTDTATDKDYLDIERVIGHEYFHNWTGNRVTCRDWFQLSLKEGLTVFRDQEFSSDLGSRAVNRINNVRTMRGLQFAEDASPMAHPIRPDKVIEMNNFYTLTVYEKGAEIIRMIHTLLGEENFQKGMQLYFERHDGSAATCDDFVQAMEDASNVDLSHFRLWYSQAGTPVVTVKDDYNPETEQYTLTISQRTPPTAEQAEKQPLHIPFSIELYDNEGKVIPLKKGGHPVHSVLNVTQAEQTFIFDNVYFQPVPALLCEFSAPVKLEYKWSDQQLTFLMRHARNDFSRWDAAQSLLATYIKLNVNRYQQGQPLTLPVHVADAFRAILLDEKIDPALAAEILTLPSATEIAELFEIIDPIAIVAVREALTRTLAAELADELLAIYNVNKLDAYRVEHADIGKRSLRNTCLRYLAFGEVELANTLVSKQYHEADNMTDALAALAASVAAELPCRDALMQEYDDKWHQDGLVMDKWFILQSTSPSADVLSTVRRLLKHRSFTMSNPNRVRSLIGAFASSNPAAFHAEDGSGYQFMVEMLAELNSRNPQVASRLIEPLIRLKRYDAKRQAKMRAALEQLKGLENLSGDLYEKIAKALA from the coding sequence ATGACACAACAGCCACAAGCCAAATACCGCCACGACTACCGTGCGCCGGAATACCTGATTAGCGATATCGATCTGACTTTTGACCTGGATGCCACAAAAACCGTTGTGACGGCGGTAAGCCAGGTGACGCGCCACAGCGCGACGGCCGTACCGCTGCGTCTGGATGGTGAAGACCTGACGCTGGTTTCCTTACATATTAATGATGAACCCTGGTCAGACTATAAAGAAGAAGGCAACCAGCTGGTCATCGACAACCTGCCGGAACGCTTTACGCTGCGCATCGTGAATGAAATCAGCCCAGCCGCCAACACGGCGCTGGAAGGGCTCTACCAGTCAGGCGTAGCCCTGTGTACCCAGTGTGAAGCAGAAGGCTTCCGCCACATTACCTGGTATCTGGATCGTCCGGACGTACTGGCGCGCTTTACCACCAAAATCATTGCCGATAAAACCTTATATCCGTTCCTGCTCTCCAACGGTAACCGCGTGGGGGAAGGCGAACTGGAGAATGGCCGTCACTGGGTGCAGTGGCAGGATCCGTTCCCGAAACCGTGCTACCTGTTTGCGCTGGTAGCGGGTGATTTCGATGTCCTGCGCGACACCTACAAAACCCGTTCTGGTCGCGACGTGGCGCTGGAATTGTTTGTTGACCGCGGCAACCTTGACCGCGCGCCGTGGGCGATGACCTCGCTCATCAACTCCATGAAGTGGGACGAAGAGCGCTTCGGCCTCGAATACGATCTCGACATTTATATGATCGTCGCCGTCGACTTCTTCAATATGGGCGCGATGGAGAACAAAGGTCTTAACGTCTTTAACTCCAAATACGTGCTAGCGCGTACCGATACCGCCACCGACAAAGACTACCTTGATATCGAACGCGTCATCGGGCACGAATATTTCCATAACTGGACCGGTAACCGCGTCACCTGCCGCGACTGGTTCCAGCTGAGCCTGAAAGAGGGCTTAACCGTCTTCCGCGACCAGGAGTTCAGCTCCGATCTGGGCTCCCGCGCTGTGAACCGCATCAACAACGTGCGCACCATGCGCGGCCTGCAGTTTGCGGAAGATGCCAGCCCAATGGCGCACCCGATTCGTCCGGATAAAGTCATCGAGATGAACAACTTCTACACCCTGACGGTGTATGAAAAAGGGGCAGAAATCATTCGTATGATCCACACCCTGCTGGGCGAAGAGAATTTCCAGAAAGGGATGCAGCTCTACTTCGAGCGTCACGACGGCAGCGCCGCCACCTGCGACGACTTCGTCCAGGCGATGGAAGACGCGTCCAACGTGGATCTGTCCCATTTCCGCCTCTGGTACAGCCAGGCCGGTACGCCTGTTGTGACCGTCAAAGACGACTACAACCCGGAAACCGAGCAGTACACCCTGACCATCAGCCAGCGCACACCGCCAACGGCCGAGCAGGCAGAGAAACAGCCGCTGCACATTCCGTTCAGCATTGAGCTGTACGATAACGAAGGCAAAGTGATCCCCCTGAAGAAGGGCGGTCACCCGGTACACAGCGTGCTTAACGTCACCCAGGCGGAGCAGACGTTTATTTTCGATAATGTTTACTTCCAGCCGGTACCTGCGCTGCTGTGCGAATTCTCTGCGCCGGTAAAACTGGAGTACAAGTGGAGCGATCAGCAGCTGACGTTCCTGATGCGTCACGCGCGCAATGACTTCTCTCGCTGGGATGCAGCGCAGAGCCTGCTGGCAACCTATATCAAGCTGAACGTGAACCGTTATCAGCAGGGCCAGCCGCTGACGCTGCCGGTTCATGTTGCGGATGCCTTCCGCGCGATCCTGCTGGACGAGAAAATTGACCCGGCACTGGCGGCTGAAATTCTGACCTTACCGTCCGCGACTGAAATCGCCGAGCTGTTCGAGATTATCGACCCGATTGCGATTGTCGCAGTCCGTGAAGCGCTAACCCGGACGCTGGCTGCCGAACTGGCGGATGAGTTGCTGGCCATTTACAACGTCAACAAGCTGGATGCGTACCGTGTTGAGCATGCAGATATCGGCAAACGTTCCTTGCGCAATACCTGTCTGCGCTATCTGGCCTTTGGTGAGGTGGAACTGGCGAACACGCTGGTCAGCAAGCAGTATCACGAAGCCGATAACATGACCGACGCGCTGGCTGCGCTCGCCGCAAGCGTTGCCGCCGAGTTGCCGTGCCGTGATGCGCTAATGCAGGAGTACGACGACAAATGGCATCAGGATGGTCTGGTGATGGACAAATGGTTCATTTTGCAGTCCACCAGCCCGTCTGCCGATGTGCTGAGCACCGTACGTCGCCTGCTGAAACACCGCTCGTTCACCATGAGCAACCCGAACCGCGTCCGCTCTCTGATTGGCGCGTTTGCCAGCAGCAACCCGGCCGCGTTCCACGCCGAAGACGGCAGCGGTTATCAGTTTATGGTGGAAATGCTGGCCGAACTGAACAGCCGTAACCCGCAGGTGGCGTCACGTCTGATTGAGCCGCTGATCCGCCTGAAACGCTACGATGCGAAGCGCCAGGCGAAGATGCGCGCCGCGCTTGAGCAGCTGAAAGGGCTGGAAAACCTGTCCGGGGATTTGTACGAGAAGATAGCTAAGGCGCTGGCCTGA
- the pncB gene encoding nicotinate phosphoribosyltransferase gives MTQFASPVLHTLLDTDAYKLHMQQAVFHHYHDVHVAAEFRCRGDDLLGIYADSIREQVDAMQHLALQDDEYHWLSGLPFFKADYLTWLRDFRYKPEQVTVTNDNGKLNIRLAGPWREVIMWEVPLLAVISELAHRYRSPETGVEQAVASLENKLVEFSHLTEGMDMSRFRLMDFGTRRRFSREVQQAIVKRLQQEPWFVGTSNYDLARRLDLTPMGTQAHEWFQAHQQISPDLANSQRAALAAWLDEYPNQLGIALTDCITMDAFLRDFGPEFAERYQGLRHDSGDPVEWGEKAIAHYEKLGIDPMTKVLVFSDNLDLAKAVDLYRHFSSRVNLSFGIGTRLTCDIPQVKPLNIVIKLVECNGKPVAKLSDSPGKTICHDKAFVRALRKAFDLPQVKKAS, from the coding sequence ATGACTCAATTCGCTTCTCCGGTTCTGCATACGTTGCTGGATACCGACGCGTATAAACTGCATATGCAGCAAGCCGTTTTCCACCATTACCATGACGTTCATGTTGCGGCGGAGTTTCGCTGCCGGGGCGACGACTTGCTGGGTATCTACGCGGATTCCATTCGTGAACAGGTCGATGCTATGCAGCATCTGGCGCTGCAGGACGACGAATATCACTGGCTTTCCGGCCTGCCCTTCTTTAAAGCTGACTACCTTACCTGGCTGCGCGACTTCCGCTACAAGCCAGAGCAGGTCACGGTGACTAATGATAATGGCAAGCTGAATATCCGCCTTGCAGGTCCGTGGCGTGAAGTGATCATGTGGGAAGTGCCGCTGCTGGCCGTGATCAGCGAGTTAGCCCACCGCTACCGTTCGCCGGAAACCGGCGTCGAGCAGGCGGTTGCCTCACTGGAAAATAAGCTGGTTGAATTTTCCCACCTGACCGAAGGTATGGATATGTCCCGCTTCCGCCTGATGGACTTTGGCACTCGCCGCCGTTTTTCTCGCGAAGTACAGCAGGCTATCGTTAAACGTCTTCAGCAGGAGCCGTGGTTTGTGGGCACCAGTAATTACGACCTTGCGCGTCGTCTGGACCTGACGCCAATGGGCACTCAGGCACACGAGTGGTTCCAGGCGCATCAGCAGATCAGCCCTGACCTTGCCAATAGCCAGCGCGCGGCTCTGGCCGCATGGCTGGATGAGTATCCGAATCAACTGGGGATCGCCCTCACCGACTGCATCACGATGGATGCCTTCCTGCGCGACTTCGGTCCTGAATTTGCTGAGCGTTATCAGGGTTTACGCCATGACTCCGGAGACCCGGTGGAATGGGGTGAAAAGGCCATTGCCCATTACGAGAAGCTGGGCATTGACCCGATGACGAAAGTCCTGGTCTTCTCTGATAACCTTGATTTAGCCAAAGCGGTTGATCTTTACCGCCACTTCTCCTCCAGAGTGAATCTGAGCTTTGGTATTGGCACCCGTTTGACCTGCGATATTCCACAGGTAAAACCTCTGAACATCGTCATAAAGCTGGTGGAATGTAACGGCAAGCCGGTGGCAAAACTCTCTGATAGTCCGGGCAAAACCATCTGTCATGACAAGGCCTTTGTCCGCGCATTGCGCAAAGCCTTCGATCTGCCTCAGGTTAAAAAAGCCAGTTAA
- a CDS encoding amino acid aminotransferase — MFENITAAPADPILGLADLFRADDRPGKINLGIGVYKDETGKTPVLTSVKKAEQYLLENETTKNYLGIDGIPEFGRCTQELLFGKGSEIVSSKRARTAQTPGGTGALRVAADFLAKNTSVKRVWVSNPSWPNHKSVFNSAGLEVREYAYYDAANHALDFDGLLASLSEAQAGDVVLFHGCCHNPTGIDPTLEQWEHLAKLSVEKGWLPLFDFAYQGFARGLEEDAEGLRAFAAVHQELIVASSYSKNFGLYNERVGACTLVAANEETVDRAFSQMKSVIRANYSNPPAHGASVVATILSNDALRAIWEQELNDMRQRIQRMRLLFVNTLAEKGADRDFSFIIKQNGMFSFSGLTKEQVLRLREEFGVYAVASGRVNVAGMTPDNMAPLCEAIVAVL; from the coding sequence ATGTTTGAGAACATTACCGCCGCTCCTGCCGACCCTATTCTGGGCCTGGCCGATCTGTTTCGTGCCGACGACCGCCCTGGCAAAATCAACCTGGGTATTGGTGTATATAAAGATGAAACCGGCAAAACCCCGGTCCTGACCAGCGTTAAAAAAGCTGAACAGTATCTGCTGGAAAACGAAACCACCAAAAACTACCTCGGTATTGATGGTATCCCTGAATTTGGTCGCTGCACTCAGGAACTGCTGTTCGGTAAAGGCAGCGAAATTGTGAGCAGCAAACGCGCTCGCACAGCACAAACCCCTGGCGGTACCGGCGCGCTGCGCGTTGCGGCGGATTTCCTGGCGAAAAACACCTCTGTTAAGCGCGTATGGGTGAGCAACCCAAGCTGGCCAAACCACAAGAGCGTCTTTAACTCTGCGGGTCTGGAAGTGCGTGAATATGCTTACTACGACGCGGCAAACCACGCTCTCGACTTTGACGGCCTGCTGGCAAGCCTGAGCGAAGCGCAGGCAGGTGACGTGGTGCTGTTCCACGGTTGCTGCCATAACCCAACCGGTATCGACCCGACGCTGGAACAGTGGGAACACCTGGCTAAGCTGTCCGTGGAGAAAGGCTGGCTGCCGCTGTTTGACTTCGCCTATCAGGGCTTTGCCCGTGGTCTGGAAGAAGATGCGGAAGGCCTGCGCGCGTTCGCAGCCGTGCATCAGGAACTGATCGTGGCGAGTTCCTATTCCAAGAACTTCGGCCTGTACAATGAGCGCGTAGGTGCCTGTACGCTGGTCGCGGCAAACGAAGAGACCGTCGATCGTGCGTTCAGCCAGATGAAGTCCGTGATCCGCGCTAACTACTCTAACCCACCGGCACACGGTGCGTCTGTTGTTGCCACCATCCTGAGCAACGATGCCCTGCGCGCGATCTGGGAACAAGAGCTGAACGATATGCGCCAGCGCATTCAGCGCATGCGCCTGCTGTTCGTGAATACTCTGGCTGAGAAAGGCGCGGACCGCGACTTCAGCTTTATCATCAAACAGAACGGCATGTTCTCGTTTAGCGGCCTGACTAAAGAGCAGGTTCTGCGTCTGCGTGAAGAGTTTGGCGTGTACGCCGTAGCATCTGGCCGCGTGAACGTTGCAGGCATGACGCCTGACAACATGGCGCCACTGTGCGAAGCGATTGTCGCCGTACTGTAA
- the ssuB gene encoding aliphatic sulfonates ABC transporter ATP-binding protein, protein MNTARLNQGTPLLLNGVTKRYGENTILNGLDLHIPAGQFVAVVGRSGGGKSTLLRLLAGLEAPNGGEILAGTTPLANIQDDTRMMFQDARLLPWKTVIDNVGLGLKGNWRDNARQALAAVGLENRAGEWPAALSGGQKQRVALARALIHRPGLLLLDEPLGALDALTRIEMQDLIESLWQEHGFTVLLVTHDVSEAVAMADRVLLIEDGKIGLDLTVDIPRPRRVGSAKLAELEAEVLDRVMKRGGTELQRAKANA, encoded by the coding sequence ATGAATACTGCACGACTGAACCAGGGGACGCCGTTACTGCTTAACGGCGTCACCAAACGCTACGGCGAAAATACTATTCTCAACGGGCTGGATCTGCATATTCCCGCCGGACAATTTGTGGCCGTTGTCGGACGCAGCGGCGGCGGCAAGAGTACGCTGCTACGCCTTCTGGCTGGGCTGGAAGCTCCCAACGGCGGTGAAATTTTGGCAGGGACAACGCCGCTGGCCAATATTCAGGACGATACGCGCATGATGTTTCAGGACGCGCGCCTGCTGCCGTGGAAAACGGTTATCGACAACGTCGGTCTCGGTCTGAAGGGCAACTGGCGGGATAACGCACGTCAGGCGCTGGCCGCCGTCGGGCTGGAAAACCGCGCAGGCGAGTGGCCTGCTGCGCTGTCAGGGGGACAGAAACAGCGCGTGGCGCTGGCGCGCGCGTTGATTCACCGTCCCGGCCTGCTGTTGCTTGATGAACCGCTCGGCGCGCTTGATGCGCTGACGCGGATTGAAATGCAGGATTTGATTGAGTCCCTGTGGCAGGAGCATGGCTTTACGGTACTGCTGGTGACGCATGACGTGAGCGAGGCCGTCGCGATGGCGGACCGGGTGCTGCTGATAGAAGACGGGAAGATTGGTCTGGATTTGACGGTGGATATCCCGCGCCCTCGCCGCGTGGGCTCGGCAAAACTTGCGGAGCTGGAGGCGGAAGTGTTGGATCGGGTGATGAAGCGCGGGGGTACAGAGTTACAGCGAGCCAAGGCTAATGCCTGA